From a single Coturnix japonica isolate 7356 chromosome 18, Coturnix japonica 2.1, whole genome shotgun sequence genomic region:
- the ABCA5 gene encoding ATP-binding cassette sub-family A member 5 isoform X2 — MAPNAPREAGVWRQTKALLFKNCLVKCRTKKSSVQEVLFPLFFLFWLILMSMMHPHRWYDEVPNSNLGVLDPSVLVNLVVGYTPPTRMAREIMRKVAYDNFEDGLITEEYLSEEDLEKASASKPSNFVGIVFKDAMSYQLRFPDMVAMASVYTESRASCSSLRMSCESITYWTSGFAALQACIDAAIIQLKTNQSVWEQLELTRATAMAEAAVMEIDNFPRAIILIYLVIAFSPFGYYLAIHIVAEKERKLKEFLKILGLHDTAFWLSWVLLYTSLIFVMSILMAVIATASSLFPQSSAFVIFLLFFLYGVSSVFFALMLTPLFKKSKHVGIVEFLATLAFGFVGLNIVLLEDFPKSFVWLFSPLCQCSFLIGIAQVMHLEDYEDGATFSNLNHGPYPLFISLILLVLDSIFYLLAAVYLDQVIPGEFGLRRSSFFFMKPSFWSKRRKNYEELYESSINGNLSCSEMVEPVPSEFQGKEAIRISCVQKTFRKKGETVEALRNLSFDIYEGQITALLGHSGTGKTTLMNILCGLCPPTDGFVSVYGHRVSEIDEMLEVRRIAGVCPQSDIHFDILTVEENLSLFAAIKGIPQNDLIQEVQKVLLDLEMQPIRDNQAKKLSGGQKRRLSVGIAVLGNPKVLLLDEPTAGMDPCSRHIVWNLLKNRKANCVTVFSTHFMDEADILADRKAVISQGMLKCLGSSLFLKSKWGIGYRLSMHIDAYCNTEATTSLIRQHIPAASLIQENTQQLVYTLPLRDMDKFAGLFSDLDTHSHLGVISYGVSMTTLEDVYLKLEVEAEIDQADYSVFSSQQAQEEADMSSQDDMEQSLLMLPEARSAPQSNTALWKKQVSTIAKLHFLSLKRENKCVRVMLLLFLIFLVVQILFFLTHHYIKHSLAPLRLSPELYLLKPGEEHHKYRSRLLLQNSTESDIDDVVRSLGNMNVLLEMFNGSDYISAAPHSAGLNVYDLESQQNYIYTIIFNSTMVHSVPVLMNIISNLLLRALNVTETIQVWSHPFVQDLPDTVFKLEIYFEAVLLGIIVTGMPPYFAMENAENRKLRAYTQLQIAGLYPSAYWAGQALVDLPLFFSILILMLGSLFAFHYGIYFYAGKFMAVLFCLIGYVPSVVLFTYVVSFTFKKVQNTKEFWSFIYSVTALLCMVVTEVAFFLDFDTVTTALHCVFCTFVPIYPLIGCLICFIKVSWTGKQKRGEYYDPWDRLLVAVIAPYLQCIVWLFLLRCFELKSGGRTIREDPFFRKCSKRAKSWKLPDAPSNEDEDVRAERLRVKEALSNPNSEEVPAILVSSLHKEYDERREFLLGRRIKKVATKHVSLCVRKGEILGLLGPNGAGKSTLINMLVGEVEPTGGQVLMGGCSPGGNSEDDSVQFVGYCPQTNPLWPDITLQEHFEIYGAIKGMSQADIKQAIKCISSALDFKDHLQKTTKKLGVGLKRKLCFALSMLGSPRVTLLDEPSTGMDPKAKQRMWRAIRAAFKNKERAAILTTHYMEEADAVCDRVAILVAGQLRCIGTVQHLKSKFGRGYFLEMKLKDTADVQQVEYLQRQILHIFPNANRQESFASILAYKIPREDVQSLSHCFSKLEEVKYAFNIEEYSFSQATLEQVFVELAKEQEEEEGSFGTLNSTLWWDRTQEDRVVF, encoded by the exons ATGGCACCAAATGCTCCGAGGGAAGCAGGGGTATGGAGGCAAACCAAAGCGCTCCTGTTCAAGAACTGCCTGGTGAAATGCAGGACCAAGAAAAGCAGCGTCcag GAGgtccttttccctctcttcttcttGTTCTGGCTGATCCTGATGAGCATGATGCACCCACACCGGTGGTACGACGAGGTCCCCAACTCCAACTTGGGTGTGCTGGACCCCTCCGTGTTGGTGAACTTGGTGGTTGGGTACACACCACCCACCAGGATGGCCAGGGAGATCATGAGGAAGGTGGCCTACGATAACTTCGAAGACG GCCTCATCACAGAGGAATACTTAAGTGAAGAGGACCTGGAAAAGGCCAGTGCATCCAAACCATCCAACTTCGTGGGCATTGTGTTCAAGGATGCCATGTCCTACCAGCTGAGGTTTCCTGACATGGTGGCAATGGCTTCTGTTTATACAGAGTCAAGAG ccagctgctccaGCTTGAGGATGAGTTGTGAGTCCATCACATACTGGACTTCAGGATTTGCAGCTCTGCAAGCATGCATCGATGCAGCCATTATACAG CTGAAGACCAACCAGTCCGTGTGGGAGCAGCTCGAGCTGACGAGGGCCACAGCGATGGCAGAGGCGGCCGTGATGGAGATTGACAATTTTCCTCGTGCCATCATTTTGATTTACCTCGTCATTGCTTTCTCACCGTTTGGGTATTATTTGGCCATTCATATTGTggcagaaaaggagaggaagctGAAGGAATTCTTAAAGATACTGGGACTTCACGATACTGCCTTTTG GCTTTCCTGGGTGCTGCTGTACACCAGCCTGATCTTTGTCATGTCCATCCTGATGGCTGTGATCGCCACGGCCTCCTCGCTCTTTCCCCAGAGCAGTGCCTTTGTGAtattcctcctcttcttcctgtaTGGCGTCTCCTCT GTATTCTTTGCCCTGATGCTGACGCCTCTCTTTAAGAAGTCAAAGCATGTGGGTATCGTTGAGTTCCTGGCCACGCTGGCTTTTGGGTTTGTGGGGCTGAACATTGTCCTGCTGGAAGACTTCCCCAAATCCTTCGTGTGGCTCTTCAGCCCTTTGTGCCAATGCAGCTTCCTGATCGGCATCGCGCAG GTGATGCATTTAGAAGATTATGAAGACGGAGCAACATTTTCAAATCTAAATCATGGTCCTTACCCGCTCTTTATCTCCTTAATTCTACTGGTGCTGGACAGTATATTTTACCTGCTGGCAGCTGTCTACCTCGATCAGGTTATCCCAG GGGAGTTTGGACTGCGCCGCTCGTCGTTTTTCTTTATGAAGCCCTCATTTTGGTCAAAGCGCAGGAAGAATTACGAGGAACTGTATGAGAGCAGCATCAATGGTAACCTCAGCTGCAGTGAGATGGTCGAGCCTGTGCCATCCGAGTTCCAAGGGAAGGAAGCCATCAG AATCAGCTGTGTTcagaaaacattcaggaaaaaaggggaaactGTGGAGGCTCTCAGAA ACCTGTCCTTTGACATCTACGAGGGGCAgatcacagctctgctggggcaCAGTGGCACTGGGAAGACAACACTGATGAACATCCTCTGTGGGCTGTGTCCCCCGACAGATG GGTTTGTCTCTGTCTATGGGCACAGAGTCTCTGAAATCGACGAGATGCTCGAAGTGCGGCGCATCGCAGGCGTGTGCCCACAGTCTGACATCCACTTCGACATCTTGACAGTAGAGGAGAATCTCTCCCTCTTCGCTGCCATTAAAGGAATACCTCAGAATGACTTGATACAGGAG GTGCAGAAGGTGTTGCTGGATTTGGAGATGCAGCCCATCCGAGATAACCAAGCCAAGAAACTCAGCGGGGGACAGAAGCGGAGGCTGTCGGTTGGCATTGCTGTTCTTGGGAACCCAAAG GTTTTGCTGCTGGATGAGCCGACAGCAGGTATGGATCCATGCTCACGGCACATTGTCTGGAACctcctgaagaacagaaaggcaAATTGTGTGACGGTTTTCAGCACTCACTTCATGGACGAGGCAGACATCCTTGCTG ATCGTAAAGCTGTGATTTCTCAAGGGATGTTGAAATGCCTTGgatcttctctctttctgaagaGCAAATGGGGAATTGGCTACCGCTTGAG CATGCATATTGATGCCTACTGCAACACGGAAGCCACGACATCACTGATCAGgcagcacatccctgcagccagcctGATCCAAGAGAACACCCAGCAGCTTGTCTACACGCTGCCTCTCCGGGACATGGACAAGTTTGCAG GCTTGTTCTCCGACCTTGACACCCATTCCCATCTGGGTGTAATTTCTTATGGTGTTTCCATGACGACTCTGGAGGATGTCTACCTGAAGCTGGAAGTTGAAGCAGAGATTGACCAAGCAG ATTACAGCGTATTCAGTTCCCAGCAGGCTCAGGAGGAGGCAGACATGAGCTCACAGGATGACATGGAGCAGAGCCTGCTGATGCTGCCAGAGGCCAGGTCAGCCCCACAGAGCAACACAGCCCTGTGGAAGAAGCAGGTTTCCACCATAGCCAAGCTTCACTTCCTCAGCCTCAAGCGTGAGAACAAATGTGTCAGAGTGAT gttgttgctttttctgatttttctcgTCGTtcaaattctgttctttctgacaCACCACTACATCAAACATTCGCTTGCTCCACTCAGGCTCTCCCCAGAGCTGTACCTGCTGAAGCCTGGGGAGGAGCACCACAAGTATAGGAGccggctgctgctgcagaactccacag AGTCGGATATCGATGACGTTGTCCGCTCTCTTGGCAACATGaatgtgctgctggagatgttCAATGGCAGCGATTATATTTCAGCTGCACCCCACAGTGCGGGATTGAATGTGTACGACCTCGAATCCCAACAG AACTACATTTATACAATCATCTTCAACAGTACCATGGTGCACTCGGTGCCAGTTTTGATGAACATCATTAGCAACCTCCTTCTGCGTGCTCTAAACGTCACCGAGACCATCCAGGTCTGGAGCCACCCCTTTGTCCAG GATCTTCCAGACACCGTTTTCAAGCTAGAGATCTATTTCGAAGCTGTGCTGTTGGGGATCATTGTGACTGGCATGCCACCCTACTTTGCCATGGAGAACGCAGAAAACCGTAAG CTCAGGGCGTACACACAGCTGCAGATAGCAGGGCTCTACCCATCAGCATACTGGGCTGGCCAGGCCCTCGTTGACCTCCCACTGTtcttctccatcctcatcctgATGCTGGGCAGCCTCTTTGCTTTCCACTACGGCATTTACTTCTACGCTGGCAAGTTCATGGCTGTG CTTTTTTGCCTCATTGGCTATGTTCCATCAGTCGTGCTGTTCACCTATGTGGTCTCCTTCACGTTTAAGAAAGTCCAAAACACAAAAGAGTTCTGGTCATTTATATACTCAGTG ACAGCTTTGCTATGTATGGTTGTCACCGAAGTTGCCTTTTTCCTGGACTTTGACACAGTGACCACTGCCCTGCATTGTGTCTTCTGTACCTTCGTTCCCATCTATCCCCTCATTGGCTGTCTGATCTGTTTCATTAAG GTCTCATGGACAGGCAAACAGAAGAGAGGGGAATACTATGACCCATGGGATAGGCTCCTGGTAGCAGTTATAGCT CCCTATTTACAGTGCATCGTGTGGCTCTTCCTTCTTCGGTGCTTCGAGTTGAAGAGCGGAGGGAGGACCATCAGAGAGGACCCATTCTTCAG GAAATGCTCTAAAAGAGCAAAGTCCTGGAAGCTGCCCGATGCTCCAAGCAATGAAGATGAGGATGTGCGGGCGGAGAGGCTGCGGGTGAAGGAAGCATTGAGTAACCCCAACAGTGAGGAG GTGCCAGCAATCCTGGTCAGCAGCCTACACAAAGAGTACGATGAGAGGAGGGAATTCCTTCTGGGGAGGAGAATAAAGAAAGTGGCCACGAAACACGTCTCTCTCTGCGTCAGGAAAG GAGAAATCCTGGGGTTGTTGGGACCCAATGGAGCTGGGAAAAGCACACTGATTAACATGCTTGTTGGAGAAGTTGAGCCAACCGGTGGGCAG GTCCTGATGGGAGGCTGCTCTCCTGGAGGGAACAGTGAAGATGACTCCGTTCAATTTGTGGGGTACTGTCCTCAAACCAACCCGCTCTGGCCAGATATCACCCTGCAGGAGCACTTTGAAATTTATGGTGCTATCAAAGGAATGAGTCAGGCTGACATTAAGCAAGCGATAAAATG catCTCAAGTGCCCTGGATTTTAAGGACCACCTGCAGAAGACGACAAAGAAGTTGGGAGTGGGGCTGAAGCGGAAG ctctgctttgcccTGAGCATGCTGGGCAGCCCTCGTGTCACACTGCTGGATGAGCCCTCCACCGGAATGGACCCCAAGGCCAAGCAGCGCATGTG GCGGGCCATCCGAGCAGCCTTCAAAAACAAGGAGCGGGCAGCCATCCTGACCACACACTACATGGAGGAGGCAGATGCGGTGTGTGATCGCGTGGCCATCCTGGTGGCCGGGCAGCTCAG GTGTATAGGAACCGTTCAACACCTGAAGAGTAAATTTGGCAGAGGGTACTTCTTGGAAATGAAACTGAAGGACACAGCAGATGTACAGCAGGTGGAGTACCTGCAGAGGCAGATCCTGCACATCTTCCCGAATGCAAACCGTCAGGAAAG ctttgcttctATCTTGGCATATAAAATCCCTAGAGAAGACGTACAGTCGCTTTCACATTGTTTTTCCAAGCTGGAAGAAG TGAAATATGCCTTTAACATTGAGGAGTACAGCTTTTCTCAGGCAACACTGGAACAG GTCTTTGTGGAGCTGGccaaggagcaggaggaggaggagggcagctTTGGCACACTGAACAGCACGCTGTGGTGGGACCGGACACAGGAGGACCGGGTGGTGTTCTGA
- the ABCA5 gene encoding ATP-binding cassette sub-family A member 5 isoform X1 → MAPNAPREAGVWRQTKALLFKNCLVKCRTKKSSVQEVLFPLFFLFWLILMSMMHPHRWYDEVPNSNLGVLDPSVLVNLVVGYTPPTRMAREIMRKVAYDNFEDAGLITEEYLSEEDLEKASASKPSNFVGIVFKDAMSYQLRFPDMVAMASVYTESRASCSSLRMSCESITYWTSGFAALQACIDAAIIQLKTNQSVWEQLELTRATAMAEAAVMEIDNFPRAIILIYLVIAFSPFGYYLAIHIVAEKERKLKEFLKILGLHDTAFWLSWVLLYTSLIFVMSILMAVIATASSLFPQSSAFVIFLLFFLYGVSSVFFALMLTPLFKKSKHVGIVEFLATLAFGFVGLNIVLLEDFPKSFVWLFSPLCQCSFLIGIAQVMHLEDYEDGATFSNLNHGPYPLFISLILLVLDSIFYLLAAVYLDQVIPGEFGLRRSSFFFMKPSFWSKRRKNYEELYESSINGNLSCSEMVEPVPSEFQGKEAIRISCVQKTFRKKGETVEALRNLSFDIYEGQITALLGHSGTGKTTLMNILCGLCPPTDGFVSVYGHRVSEIDEMLEVRRIAGVCPQSDIHFDILTVEENLSLFAAIKGIPQNDLIQEVQKVLLDLEMQPIRDNQAKKLSGGQKRRLSVGIAVLGNPKVLLLDEPTAGMDPCSRHIVWNLLKNRKANCVTVFSTHFMDEADILADRKAVISQGMLKCLGSSLFLKSKWGIGYRLSMHIDAYCNTEATTSLIRQHIPAASLIQENTQQLVYTLPLRDMDKFAGLFSDLDTHSHLGVISYGVSMTTLEDVYLKLEVEAEIDQADYSVFSSQQAQEEADMSSQDDMEQSLLMLPEARSAPQSNTALWKKQVSTIAKLHFLSLKRENKCVRVMLLLFLIFLVVQILFFLTHHYIKHSLAPLRLSPELYLLKPGEEHHKYRSRLLLQNSTESDIDDVVRSLGNMNVLLEMFNGSDYISAAPHSAGLNVYDLESQQNYIYTIIFNSTMVHSVPVLMNIISNLLLRALNVTETIQVWSHPFVQDLPDTVFKLEIYFEAVLLGIIVTGMPPYFAMENAENRKLRAYTQLQIAGLYPSAYWAGQALVDLPLFFSILILMLGSLFAFHYGIYFYAGKFMAVLFCLIGYVPSVVLFTYVVSFTFKKVQNTKEFWSFIYSVTALLCMVVTEVAFFLDFDTVTTALHCVFCTFVPIYPLIGCLICFIKVSWTGKQKRGEYYDPWDRLLVAVIAPYLQCIVWLFLLRCFELKSGGRTIREDPFFRKCSKRAKSWKLPDAPSNEDEDVRAERLRVKEALSNPNSEEVPAILVSSLHKEYDERREFLLGRRIKKVATKHVSLCVRKGEILGLLGPNGAGKSTLINMLVGEVEPTGGQVLMGGCSPGGNSEDDSVQFVGYCPQTNPLWPDITLQEHFEIYGAIKGMSQADIKQAIKCISSALDFKDHLQKTTKKLGVGLKRKLCFALSMLGSPRVTLLDEPSTGMDPKAKQRMWRAIRAAFKNKERAAILTTHYMEEADAVCDRVAILVAGQLRCIGTVQHLKSKFGRGYFLEMKLKDTADVQQVEYLQRQILHIFPNANRQESFASILAYKIPREDVQSLSHCFSKLEEVKYAFNIEEYSFSQATLEQVFVELAKEQEEEEGSFGTLNSTLWWDRTQEDRVVF, encoded by the exons ATGGCACCAAATGCTCCGAGGGAAGCAGGGGTATGGAGGCAAACCAAAGCGCTCCTGTTCAAGAACTGCCTGGTGAAATGCAGGACCAAGAAAAGCAGCGTCcag GAGgtccttttccctctcttcttcttGTTCTGGCTGATCCTGATGAGCATGATGCACCCACACCGGTGGTACGACGAGGTCCCCAACTCCAACTTGGGTGTGCTGGACCCCTCCGTGTTGGTGAACTTGGTGGTTGGGTACACACCACCCACCAGGATGGCCAGGGAGATCATGAGGAAGGTGGCCTACGATAACTTCGAAGACG CAGGCCTCATCACAGAGGAATACTTAAGTGAAGAGGACCTGGAAAAGGCCAGTGCATCCAAACCATCCAACTTCGTGGGCATTGTGTTCAAGGATGCCATGTCCTACCAGCTGAGGTTTCCTGACATGGTGGCAATGGCTTCTGTTTATACAGAGTCAAGAG ccagctgctccaGCTTGAGGATGAGTTGTGAGTCCATCACATACTGGACTTCAGGATTTGCAGCTCTGCAAGCATGCATCGATGCAGCCATTATACAG CTGAAGACCAACCAGTCCGTGTGGGAGCAGCTCGAGCTGACGAGGGCCACAGCGATGGCAGAGGCGGCCGTGATGGAGATTGACAATTTTCCTCGTGCCATCATTTTGATTTACCTCGTCATTGCTTTCTCACCGTTTGGGTATTATTTGGCCATTCATATTGTggcagaaaaggagaggaagctGAAGGAATTCTTAAAGATACTGGGACTTCACGATACTGCCTTTTG GCTTTCCTGGGTGCTGCTGTACACCAGCCTGATCTTTGTCATGTCCATCCTGATGGCTGTGATCGCCACGGCCTCCTCGCTCTTTCCCCAGAGCAGTGCCTTTGTGAtattcctcctcttcttcctgtaTGGCGTCTCCTCT GTATTCTTTGCCCTGATGCTGACGCCTCTCTTTAAGAAGTCAAAGCATGTGGGTATCGTTGAGTTCCTGGCCACGCTGGCTTTTGGGTTTGTGGGGCTGAACATTGTCCTGCTGGAAGACTTCCCCAAATCCTTCGTGTGGCTCTTCAGCCCTTTGTGCCAATGCAGCTTCCTGATCGGCATCGCGCAG GTGATGCATTTAGAAGATTATGAAGACGGAGCAACATTTTCAAATCTAAATCATGGTCCTTACCCGCTCTTTATCTCCTTAATTCTACTGGTGCTGGACAGTATATTTTACCTGCTGGCAGCTGTCTACCTCGATCAGGTTATCCCAG GGGAGTTTGGACTGCGCCGCTCGTCGTTTTTCTTTATGAAGCCCTCATTTTGGTCAAAGCGCAGGAAGAATTACGAGGAACTGTATGAGAGCAGCATCAATGGTAACCTCAGCTGCAGTGAGATGGTCGAGCCTGTGCCATCCGAGTTCCAAGGGAAGGAAGCCATCAG AATCAGCTGTGTTcagaaaacattcaggaaaaaaggggaaactGTGGAGGCTCTCAGAA ACCTGTCCTTTGACATCTACGAGGGGCAgatcacagctctgctggggcaCAGTGGCACTGGGAAGACAACACTGATGAACATCCTCTGTGGGCTGTGTCCCCCGACAGATG GGTTTGTCTCTGTCTATGGGCACAGAGTCTCTGAAATCGACGAGATGCTCGAAGTGCGGCGCATCGCAGGCGTGTGCCCACAGTCTGACATCCACTTCGACATCTTGACAGTAGAGGAGAATCTCTCCCTCTTCGCTGCCATTAAAGGAATACCTCAGAATGACTTGATACAGGAG GTGCAGAAGGTGTTGCTGGATTTGGAGATGCAGCCCATCCGAGATAACCAAGCCAAGAAACTCAGCGGGGGACAGAAGCGGAGGCTGTCGGTTGGCATTGCTGTTCTTGGGAACCCAAAG GTTTTGCTGCTGGATGAGCCGACAGCAGGTATGGATCCATGCTCACGGCACATTGTCTGGAACctcctgaagaacagaaaggcaAATTGTGTGACGGTTTTCAGCACTCACTTCATGGACGAGGCAGACATCCTTGCTG ATCGTAAAGCTGTGATTTCTCAAGGGATGTTGAAATGCCTTGgatcttctctctttctgaagaGCAAATGGGGAATTGGCTACCGCTTGAG CATGCATATTGATGCCTACTGCAACACGGAAGCCACGACATCACTGATCAGgcagcacatccctgcagccagcctGATCCAAGAGAACACCCAGCAGCTTGTCTACACGCTGCCTCTCCGGGACATGGACAAGTTTGCAG GCTTGTTCTCCGACCTTGACACCCATTCCCATCTGGGTGTAATTTCTTATGGTGTTTCCATGACGACTCTGGAGGATGTCTACCTGAAGCTGGAAGTTGAAGCAGAGATTGACCAAGCAG ATTACAGCGTATTCAGTTCCCAGCAGGCTCAGGAGGAGGCAGACATGAGCTCACAGGATGACATGGAGCAGAGCCTGCTGATGCTGCCAGAGGCCAGGTCAGCCCCACAGAGCAACACAGCCCTGTGGAAGAAGCAGGTTTCCACCATAGCCAAGCTTCACTTCCTCAGCCTCAAGCGTGAGAACAAATGTGTCAGAGTGAT gttgttgctttttctgatttttctcgTCGTtcaaattctgttctttctgacaCACCACTACATCAAACATTCGCTTGCTCCACTCAGGCTCTCCCCAGAGCTGTACCTGCTGAAGCCTGGGGAGGAGCACCACAAGTATAGGAGccggctgctgctgcagaactccacag AGTCGGATATCGATGACGTTGTCCGCTCTCTTGGCAACATGaatgtgctgctggagatgttCAATGGCAGCGATTATATTTCAGCTGCACCCCACAGTGCGGGATTGAATGTGTACGACCTCGAATCCCAACAG AACTACATTTATACAATCATCTTCAACAGTACCATGGTGCACTCGGTGCCAGTTTTGATGAACATCATTAGCAACCTCCTTCTGCGTGCTCTAAACGTCACCGAGACCATCCAGGTCTGGAGCCACCCCTTTGTCCAG GATCTTCCAGACACCGTTTTCAAGCTAGAGATCTATTTCGAAGCTGTGCTGTTGGGGATCATTGTGACTGGCATGCCACCCTACTTTGCCATGGAGAACGCAGAAAACCGTAAG CTCAGGGCGTACACACAGCTGCAGATAGCAGGGCTCTACCCATCAGCATACTGGGCTGGCCAGGCCCTCGTTGACCTCCCACTGTtcttctccatcctcatcctgATGCTGGGCAGCCTCTTTGCTTTCCACTACGGCATTTACTTCTACGCTGGCAAGTTCATGGCTGTG CTTTTTTGCCTCATTGGCTATGTTCCATCAGTCGTGCTGTTCACCTATGTGGTCTCCTTCACGTTTAAGAAAGTCCAAAACACAAAAGAGTTCTGGTCATTTATATACTCAGTG ACAGCTTTGCTATGTATGGTTGTCACCGAAGTTGCCTTTTTCCTGGACTTTGACACAGTGACCACTGCCCTGCATTGTGTCTTCTGTACCTTCGTTCCCATCTATCCCCTCATTGGCTGTCTGATCTGTTTCATTAAG GTCTCATGGACAGGCAAACAGAAGAGAGGGGAATACTATGACCCATGGGATAGGCTCCTGGTAGCAGTTATAGCT CCCTATTTACAGTGCATCGTGTGGCTCTTCCTTCTTCGGTGCTTCGAGTTGAAGAGCGGAGGGAGGACCATCAGAGAGGACCCATTCTTCAG GAAATGCTCTAAAAGAGCAAAGTCCTGGAAGCTGCCCGATGCTCCAAGCAATGAAGATGAGGATGTGCGGGCGGAGAGGCTGCGGGTGAAGGAAGCATTGAGTAACCCCAACAGTGAGGAG GTGCCAGCAATCCTGGTCAGCAGCCTACACAAAGAGTACGATGAGAGGAGGGAATTCCTTCTGGGGAGGAGAATAAAGAAAGTGGCCACGAAACACGTCTCTCTCTGCGTCAGGAAAG GAGAAATCCTGGGGTTGTTGGGACCCAATGGAGCTGGGAAAAGCACACTGATTAACATGCTTGTTGGAGAAGTTGAGCCAACCGGTGGGCAG GTCCTGATGGGAGGCTGCTCTCCTGGAGGGAACAGTGAAGATGACTCCGTTCAATTTGTGGGGTACTGTCCTCAAACCAACCCGCTCTGGCCAGATATCACCCTGCAGGAGCACTTTGAAATTTATGGTGCTATCAAAGGAATGAGTCAGGCTGACATTAAGCAAGCGATAAAATG catCTCAAGTGCCCTGGATTTTAAGGACCACCTGCAGAAGACGACAAAGAAGTTGGGAGTGGGGCTGAAGCGGAAG ctctgctttgcccTGAGCATGCTGGGCAGCCCTCGTGTCACACTGCTGGATGAGCCCTCCACCGGAATGGACCCCAAGGCCAAGCAGCGCATGTG GCGGGCCATCCGAGCAGCCTTCAAAAACAAGGAGCGGGCAGCCATCCTGACCACACACTACATGGAGGAGGCAGATGCGGTGTGTGATCGCGTGGCCATCCTGGTGGCCGGGCAGCTCAG GTGTATAGGAACCGTTCAACACCTGAAGAGTAAATTTGGCAGAGGGTACTTCTTGGAAATGAAACTGAAGGACACAGCAGATGTACAGCAGGTGGAGTACCTGCAGAGGCAGATCCTGCACATCTTCCCGAATGCAAACCGTCAGGAAAG ctttgcttctATCTTGGCATATAAAATCCCTAGAGAAGACGTACAGTCGCTTTCACATTGTTTTTCCAAGCTGGAAGAAG TGAAATATGCCTTTAACATTGAGGAGTACAGCTTTTCTCAGGCAACACTGGAACAG GTCTTTGTGGAGCTGGccaaggagcaggaggaggaggagggcagctTTGGCACACTGAACAGCACGCTGTGGTGGGACCGGACACAGGAGGACCGGGTGGTGTTCTGA